One stretch of Nycticebus coucang isolate mNycCou1 chromosome 7, mNycCou1.pri, whole genome shotgun sequence DNA includes these proteins:
- the GORASP2 gene encoding Golgi reassembly-stacking protein 2, with product MGSSQSVEIPGGGTEGYHVLRVQENSPGHRAGLEPFFDFIVSINGSRLNKDNDTLKDLLKANVEKPVKMLIYSSKTLELRETSVTPSNMWGGQGLLGVSIRFCSFDGANENVWHVLEVESNSPAALAGLRPHSDYIIGADTVMNESEDLFSLIETHEAKQLKLYVYNTDTDNCREVIITPNSAWGGEGSLGCGIGYGYLHRIPTRPFEEGKKISLPGQMTPITPLKDGFTEVQLSSVNPPSLSPPGTTGIEQGLSGLSISSTPPAVSNVLSTGVPTVPLLPPVNQSLTSVPPMNPTTTLPGLMPLPAGLPNLPNLPNLHLNLPAPHIMPGVGLSELMNAGLPPLASLPPRNLPGIAPLPVSSEFLPSFPLVPEGSPAASSVELLSSLPPTSSPPSDPVTTTAKADAATSLTVDMTPPSSKILTTVEDRVSDSASASEKPVSAAMDANASESP from the exons gTACAAGAAAATTCCCCAGGACATAGAGCCGGACTGGAgcctttctttgattttattgtttctattaaCGGTTCCAGATTG AATAAAGACAATGACACTCTTAAGGATCTACTGAAAGCAAATGTTGAAAAGCCTGTAAAAATGCTTATCTATAGCAGCAAAACACTGGAGCTGCGAGAGACCTCAGTCACACCAAGTAACATGTGGGGTGGCCAAGGCTTATTGGGTGTGAGCATTCGTTTCTGCAGCTTTGACGGGGCAAATGAAAATGTGTGGCATGTGTTG GAAGTGGAGTCAAATTCTCCTGCAGCACTGGCAGGTCTTAGACCTCATAGTGATTATATCATTGGAGCAGATACAGTCATGAATGAG TCTGAAGACCTATTCAGCCTTATTGAAACACATGAAGCAAAACAACTGAAACTTTATGTGTACAACACAGACACTGATAACTGTCGAGAAGTGATAATTACACCAAATTCTGCATGGGGCGGAGAAGGCAG ctTAGGATGTGGCATTGGGTATGGTTATTTACATCGAATACCTACACGCCCatttgaagaaggaaagaaaatttctctTCCGGGACAAATGACACCTATTACTCCTCTTAAAGATGGATTTACAGAG gtCCAGCTGTCTTCAGTTAATCCCCCATCTTTGTCACCACCAGGAACTACAGGGATCGAACAGGGTCTGTCTGGACTTTCCATTAGCTCAACTCCACCAGCTGTCAGTAATGTTCTCAGTACAG GTGTACCAACAGTACCATTATTGCCACCAGTAAATCAGTCCCTCACTTCTGTGCCACCAATGAACCCAACTACTACATTACCAG GTCTGATGCCTTTACCAGCAGGACTGCCTAACCTCCCCAACCTCCCCAacctccacctcaacctccctgCACCACACATCATGCCAGGGGTTGGCTTATCAGAACTCATGAACGCGG GTTTGCCACCTCTTGCTTCCTTGCCTCCCCGCAACTTACCTGGCATTGCACCTCTCCCGGTGTCATCTGAGTTCCTCCCGTCATTCCCTCTGGTTCCTGAGGGCTCTCCTGCAGCAAGCTCAGTGGAGCTGCTGTCTTCCCTCCCACCCACCAGCAGCCCACCCTCCGACCCTGTCACAACTACTGCAAAGGCAGACGCCGCCACCTCACTCACTGTGGATATGACGCCTCCCAGTTCCAAGATCCTCACCACTGTTGAGGACAGAGTCAGCGACTCCGCTTCAGCCAGCGAGAAACCTGTTTCTGCAGCTATGGATGCAAATGCTTCTGAGTCACCTTAA